CATCGACGGCTGCACTCTAGGGGCGGCTCGAGCCCTATAACTGCCCTTCGACCGAAAGCGACCTGTTCAGTTGCCGGTTGCGACCCACTAGTCGGCATAGGGTGTGTTCTTGGCGAGCTTGCGATTATAATCCGGTGCGTTACCCTCCCACCAGACAGGCCCTCGCTCCCCAAAGGCAGTTTTGGCCTCATCGACCAGGCTGCGCGCGGCGACCGTCGCCCCCTTTTCCCCTTTGCATCCCGAACGGCCCGACTTGCCGCCATCAGTTCGACGCGTCTCGTCTCCTCCAGACCGGGATTGCTTTTGCGCCAGAGCCTGCCCAGCACCACGAAATGGTGCTTACCTTTTCTATTTTCTGCGGGTGGGTAGTTCGTATCTCTTCAAGCGCGAAAAGGTATTTTCGGCCCACGAATGACGTCATGTATCGATAAGACAAACTCAGTGGGTTGATTCTACGATGCGTGAACGAATGTGATTTGCCCTATTTAAAAGCGCTATCGCGATAACGCGACAGCGCTTTCGTAGCAAATTAGCACCTCTATTGGGCGACCTTGCCGCAAGTCGTTAGGGCATTATCAGGGGTGCAGGTCTCCATTCCCGTCTGAATGTAGGGATCAATCTTTTTGCCCTTGCTCAGGGCATCCAGGGACATGATGGTCTGGTATCCCATGTCATACGGACGCTGGCCAATGTTGTAGTGGCTTAGTCCGGCGGCGAGCAGCGGGAGTTGGGGGCCGAAATTGTCGCCGAAGACGACTACAAGATCTTTCTTGTCCAGACGTGCCTTCAATGGCTCCATCGCCTGCTTATAGGCCTGCGGTGCATACTGTGCCCAGCCGCCAACGGCGACGAAAGCACTCAAATCGGGATCGTTGGTCATGATGTCGCGCACCTGTTGGGCAGCGAGCGCGATGTCGTCATTGTTGTAAACCGGGCAACCGGTGGCTTCGGTCCAGCCATTTTGGCCCGAAAGCTTGTCGACCGGCTTGTCCTTGGCGGCGCCAGCCAAGGTGTCGCGAATGCCCTGGATGCGAGCCTTGAGGTTTTCCGAGGCCGGAGCTCCGGACTGGATACAGACCGTGCCGCCGCTTCTCTTGTTCTCTAGCACTTTCTTCGCCAGTTCGATGCCAAACTGGTAGTTGTCGGTGCCGATATAGGTGGCGCGCAATTTGGCGTCTTCCGGCAGGACGTCGGTATCGAAGGTAACGACGGGAATGCCCTTGTCATTGGCCATTTTCAGGATACGTGCCATTGCCTTCGGGTTGCCGGCCGAAATGCCGAGACCATCGACGCCGCGCGTGATCATGTCCTGCGCCAGCTGCACTTCCTTGGCTTCGTCGTATTCGGTCGGTCCGATATAGGTGCACTTGACGTCGCCGAGCTTCTTGGCCGCGGCCTGGCAGCCGGCATCAATCGGCGGGCTGAAGGCGTTGTTTAGGACCTTGAAGACCAGCGCGAATTCCCGTTCCGCAGCGCTTGCCCCTGTTGCTCCCAGGCAAGCAGCCACGCATGTAAGCAAAGCCGTGTATTTCAGAGTGTGAGACAGCGACATTGTTTTCTCCTCCTCAATTCGCTGTTGACGTCCGCCCTAGCGACGCAGGGAGCGGATTCTTTCCAGGAGCACGGCCGCCAGGATAAAGCCCCCGACGAATGTGCCCTGCCAGAATGGATTGACGCCTGCGATCAGCAGCGCGTTGCGGATCACCTCGACAAGAATTGCGCCGATGCCGGCACCGATGGCCGTGCCGAAACCGCCGGTGAGCGAGGCGCCGCCGATGACCGTTGAGGCAATGACCTGCAGCTCATAACCGGTGCCAATAGCATTGGTGACCGCGCCCAGCCATCCGACTAGAAATATGCCGCTCACGGCCGCCATTAGGCCGCTGAACGCATAGGCCGATACCTTGATGAAATTGACGGGGATGCCGGCAAGTCGCGCAGCACTTTCGTTGCCCCCGATCGCGAAAATATAGCGGCCCCACCGCGTCATCTTCAGCAGGAAATGCAGGATGACCATGCCAACGATTAACGCGTAGACTACATTTGGAAGCCCAAAGGTATAGCCGCCGCCCAGCGCAATGATGGCGTCCGTGGCATCGCCGAATTCATAGAAAACCTGGTTGTTGGTGACGACCAGCGCTATGCTTCGGCCAATCGACAAAGTCGCCAGGGTGACGATGAACGGCGGCAGCTTGACGTAGGTGATGATCGAGCCATTAACCGCCCCGCACAAGGCGCCGAGCGCCAGCGTGCCGGCGATGCCGACGCTGAGCGGCATGCCTGCATTGAGGAGGATGCCCAAGGTCACCGAGCACAGCCCGAGGATCGAGCCGACGGAAATGTCGATCCCGCCGCTGATCAGCACGGGCGTCATGCCGAGGGCCATGATGCCGATGAAACAGGCATTCTGCAGGACGTTCAACAGGTTTCCTGTTGTCGCAAATTTCGCGGATATCAGCGACACCGCGAGGCCGAGGACGAAGATTGCCAGCGCGATCCACATCTCCTGGGTCAGCATCATCCGGTGCAGGAGCGAGCGATCATTTTCCTTGAGAAGATCGATATTCATGTCGGGGACTGGGGATTGTGCCATTCGAGTGTTCCGATCTGCTGCTATGCCGTGTGGATTGCGCCGGTAATCAGGCCGGTGATTTCTTCCGGACTGGTCTGGCTGATCGCCTTGTCAGCAACCTTTCGGCCGCGTCGCATGACAACGATGCGGTCGCAGACCTCGAACACATCAGGCATTCGGTGACTGATGAGAATGACGGAAAGTCCCTGGTCCTTCATGCGGCGGATCAGCGCCAGCACTTCTGCGACCTGGCGAACACTGATGGCGGCGGTCGGCTCGTCCATGAGGACGATCTTAGATTTGGCGAGCCGCGTCCGGGCGATGGCAACGGCCTGGCGCTGCCCGCCGGACATCCGGTCGACAAGATCGGCGGGGCGGGTCTCGGATTTGAGCTCCTGGAACAGCTCGTTTGCGCGCTTGTTCATCGCGCGATGGTCGAGAATTTTGAATGGACCAACCCGGCGCATAACTTCGCGGCCGAGGAATACATTGGCCGAGGCTGTCAGGTTGTTGCATAGCGCCAGGTCTTGGTAGACCACTTCGATGCCATGGCGTCGGGCATCGGCTGGCCCCGAGAAGTGGACATGCGCGCCTTCAAGGGTGTACTTGCCTGACGTAGGCTGAAAATTTCCGGCGATGGTCTTGACAAGCGTAGATTTTCCCGCGCCGTTATCGCCCATCAGGCCAAGCACTTCGCCATGGTTGATATCGATAGATACTCCATCCAGCGCTCTGATCGCGCCGAACTGCATGACAATATTCTCAAGTACCGCGAGCTGCGTCATCCAACCTCCTCCCCAAGTTTGGATCTATTTCATAGAAAGGAACAGCAGTCCCGATCTGCTGTCAACTGTCAGTTGGTGGTCTGTTAGATCTTATTCGAAGCAAATACTTAGCGCCAAAAATGTTCTCGAAAAGACCGACGTGCCTTTCGCTGCGCAACTCCGTTTCACGGAAGTTGAAAGATCATATCCTGTAAACGCACGCCAACCTTATTCTTGTCAGCAAGCTCCATTTAGCAAAGATGCTACCAAATTTTGCACTTGGCAATGGGTTTGTTTTCGTCCTATACAAATATGATGGACGAGGCTGTTTATATTTGGGTCAGTCATCTATGCCGCTCGAATCGCGCAGGTCTGAACGGTGACTTTGACGGTTACAAGTGTTGCTTCATCGCCAAATCGTGCTGACCGCTGATCTGGATTAGCCGATCGACTTGATTCCGACTTCGTTTCAGTTTTGAGCAGTCTCCAATGAGTGTCATCAGCAAACCGGCTGCGAATTTAAAAAGCTATAGCGCCAGAAACAGGGCGGGCCGGTCTTCAATGAACGCCGTCCCCCTATCGGTCCCCAGCGACGGTTTGACGATCCTTGTCGTCGACATCGATGGCACGAATGCCGAGTTCGGTTTTGTGCAGAATGGCAAGCCGCTGCCATGCCGCCAATTGTTTTCAGTGGACATTCTTCGCGCCGGTGATCCGATCGGAGCTCGCGCGGCTATGGTCAAAGAGGTTGTCGCGCAATCCGGCCTATCGCCTCATGTCATCGTCAACACGGTTCCCGGTTTGATCGACACCGATCTCGACCATGTCTTGTATGCCGGCAACATCCTGGTACTAAACGGACGAGCGCTTTTCAGGCATTGGAGCCGGCTTTCGGGCTATTGTGTCCCGCTCGACCGGTATGCAATTCTGATGCTCACTGGTGAGGTATTCGCCGGGATCGCTCAAGAGGCCTCACGGGTTCTCGGCATTTTCTTCGGGACTGGCCTCGACGCAGCTTATCTTGATAGGGGCGTTGCATTTCGAGGCGGCGGCTGGGCGCTTGAGCTCGGCAACATGCGGGTGCGCGGCGAAGGTTGCACTATCGAAGTCGTGCGCACGGACTGCCTCGAAACTTATGCCTCCGGCCGGGCGCTTGCGGACCTTGCGACTCGCTATGGCGAGACCGCTGAGAGCGTATTCTGGGCGGCTGGCAAGGCGGCACTGCAGGATGAACCGGTGCAGTTCGTCCGCGATCAGGCCTATGGTGTCGCCGCTGCGGTAGTGATGCTGTCGCCAACCACCATCGTCCTTTGCGGTGGCGTGCTGAACATCGACGGGTATCCGCGCGATAATCTCTCCCAACTGATTGAGGCGCACGCTCCAATTTCTGAAACCGGTTGTTCAATGGATCTTCGTTGGGCAGACCATGGCTGGTCCAACGTTTTGGACGGAGCGCCACATGTCGTCGCTGACCGCTGGCTGATCTCACCGTCAGAAATCGCCAGGGTCTAATAGACCTGAATTTTACCTTTTAACCCGGGCGCAATCGCACCCGATTTCGAGAGCAGACGAGAGGAGAAACTATGGAAAAGAGCAATCAGAGACTGGATGGCCGCGTCGCAGTGGTCACGGGCGGCGCCAGCGGAATTGGCGCGGGATGCGTCGCCGCTCTGGCCGAAGCTGGCGCGCAGGTCGTCATCCTCGACGCCAATGAAGCGGGATTTGCAGAGGCGCGCAAGGGCGCTCCTGAAGGCACCGTCTTCGAAAAGCTCGAGGTTACCGACCCTGCGGCCGTCGACGCGATGGCTGAAACCCTGTTTGCTCGTTTCGGCCGTATCGACATACTCGTCAATTGTGCCGGGATCGGACGTCGGTCGGCTGCGGAAGACATTACCCCGGAAGAATGGCGCCTAGTGCTCGACGTCAATCTGAATGGGACGTTTTGGTGCGCCCAGGCTTTCGGAAAGCGGATGATGGCCGACGGCAAGGGTGGCAGCATCGTTAGCATCGGCTCAATCTCCGGCAACGTGGTTGTCCGCCCGCAGCACAATGCTCACTACAACGTCTCCAAGGCGGCGGTCCATCACCTCACCAAGACCCTCGCCACCGAGTGGGCGACACGGGGCGTCCGAGTGAACGCCATTGCGCCCGGCTTCGTCGAAACGGCGATGACGGCCTATGCGATGCAGCAGGACACCGAGATGACAAATGTCTGGCTGACGAACACGCCGCTCAATCGCGTCGCCCAGGTCAGTGAAATCGCCAATATTGTGGTCTTCCTGAATTCGGATGCGGCAAGCTTCATGACCGGCTCGATTGTCGTCGCCGACGGCGGCTACACGAGCTGGTAAACCGGTCCTTCGTTCGGACCTATGGTGATGGCGGGGAGACTCGCCATTTCTGTAGAACTGCTGAGCGGGCTTACGGCAGGCGGGCGCTGGAAAATTGGGCGCGTTATTCCCCAAGGCCGCGCCTCCCAGTGTCGCCGAAATGGGGTGAACTTGAGCAAAATGATTGACAGCAGCCTTCCCATGTGTTTGTTTTCGACGCAAACAAATTATGCTTCTGGATGGTTACGGGCATCGCCGCACCGAACTTTCCGAACGTAAATTGGCGTGTCCAGCCTGGAGGACACGCCCGCGAGGGAGGAGCGCCGGTGCGATCGTCACAGGATAGAATTCATCTCATAGGACAGGACTGATTATGCCAATCAAGCAAGACAGGCGCCTCAGGGTTGGCGTGCTCGGCGCCGGTCAAATCGCGCAGTCGGCGCATTTCGAGAGCTGCACCAAGGCCGCCAACGCCGATCTTTACGCAATCTGCGATGTCGCTGACGATCTTCGCGAACGCATGGCGATTACCCATGGCGCCGAAAAGACGTTCAACGACTACGATCGGATGCTTGCGGATCCGGATGTCGAGGCCGTTATCATCGCGACGGCCGACGCGTTCCATGTACCAGCCTCGATCCGCGCGCTGGAAGCCGGAAAGCATGTGCTTTGCGAAAAGCCCGTTGGCATCACCGTCGAGGAATGCATCCAGCTGCAGGCGGCCGTGGAAAAATCCGGAAGGGTTTTTCAGGTCGGCCACATGAAGCGTTTCGACGCCGGCCTGCAGGCGGCAAAGTCGTTCATCGACACTGAGATGGGCGACGTCGTCGCGCTAAAAGCCTGGTATTGCGACAGCACCCATCGCTATCCGATGACGGATGCCGTCCAGCCGCTGATTGTCTCCAGCGCCAATGCCCGCAAGCCTTCAGCCAATCCTAAGGCGGATCTGCGCCGCTATTACATGCTCGCGCACGGATGCCATCTGATCGACACGGCACGCTATTTCGCCGGCGACATCATTTCCGTCCATGCCCGTCTGTCGGAACGGGCAGGGATCTGGT
This genomic interval from Rhizobium tumorigenes contains the following:
- a CDS encoding ABC transporter permease: MNIDLLKENDRSLLHRMMLTQEMWIALAIFVLGLAVSLISAKFATTGNLLNVLQNACFIGIMALGMTPVLISGGIDISVGSILGLCSVTLGILLNAGMPLSVGIAGTLALGALCGAVNGSIITYVKLPPFIVTLATLSIGRSIALVVTNNQVFYEFGDATDAIIALGGGYTFGLPNVVYALIVGMVILHFLLKMTRWGRYIFAIGGNESAARLAGIPVNFIKVSAYAFSGLMAAVSGIFLVGWLGAVTNAIGTGYELQVIASTVIGGASLTGGFGTAIGAGIGAILVEVIRNALLIAGVNPFWQGTFVGGFILAAVLLERIRSLRR
- a CDS encoding SDR family NAD(P)-dependent oxidoreductase; translated protein: MEKSNQRLDGRVAVVTGGASGIGAGCVAALAEAGAQVVILDANEAGFAEARKGAPEGTVFEKLEVTDPAAVDAMAETLFARFGRIDILVNCAGIGRRSAAEDITPEEWRLVLDVNLNGTFWCAQAFGKRMMADGKGGSIVSIGSISGNVVVRPQHNAHYNVSKAAVHHLTKTLATEWATRGVRVNAIAPGFVETAMTAYAMQQDTEMTNVWLTNTPLNRVAQVSEIANIVVFLNSDAASFMTGSIVVADGGYTSW
- a CDS encoding sugar-binding protein, with product MSLSHTLKYTALLTCVAACLGATGASAAEREFALVFKVLNNAFSPPIDAGCQAAAKKLGDVKCTYIGPTEYDEAKEVQLAQDMITRGVDGLGISAGNPKAMARILKMANDKGIPVVTFDTDVLPEDAKLRATYIGTDNYQFGIELAKKVLENKRSGGTVCIQSGAPASENLKARIQGIRDTLAGAAKDKPVDKLSGQNGWTEATGCPVYNNDDIALAAQQVRDIMTNDPDLSAFVAVGGWAQYAPQAYKQAMEPLKARLDKKDLVVVFGDNFGPQLPLLAAGLSHYNIGQRPYDMGYQTIMSLDALSKGKKIDPYIQTGMETCTPDNALTTCGKVAQ
- a CDS encoding Gfo/Idh/MocA family protein, whose translation is MPIKQDRRLRVGVLGAGQIAQSAHFESCTKAANADLYAICDVADDLRERMAITHGAEKTFNDYDRMLADPDVEAVIIATADAFHVPASIRALEAGKHVLCEKPVGITVEECIQLQAAVEKSGRVFQVGHMKRFDAGLQAAKSFIDTEMGDVVALKAWYCDSTHRYPMTDAVQPLIVSSANARKPSANPKADLRRYYMLAHGCHLIDTARYFAGDIISVHARLSERAGIWCWFIDVEFASGTLGHLDLTVQVRMDWHEGFQIYGKNGSILGKTYNPWYYKSSEVDIFREADASSHRVLGADGHFYRRQLESFARVILDKVPMEGADIADGLASVQAMVAIARSVESGKPVALADVTGGV
- a CDS encoding ATP-binding cassette domain-containing protein, with the protein product MTQLAVLENIVMQFGAIRALDGVSIDINHGEVLGLMGDNGAGKSTLVKTIAGNFQPTSGKYTLEGAHVHFSGPADARRHGIEVVYQDLALCNNLTASANVFLGREVMRRVGPFKILDHRAMNKRANELFQELKSETRPADLVDRMSGGQRQAVAIARTRLAKSKIVLMDEPTAAISVRQVAEVLALIRRMKDQGLSVILISHRMPDVFEVCDRIVVMRRGRKVADKAISQTSPEEITGLITGAIHTA
- a CDS encoding ROK family protein, with the translated sequence MSVISKPAANLKSYSARNRAGRSSMNAVPLSVPSDGLTILVVDIDGTNAEFGFVQNGKPLPCRQLFSVDILRAGDPIGARAAMVKEVVAQSGLSPHVIVNTVPGLIDTDLDHVLYAGNILVLNGRALFRHWSRLSGYCVPLDRYAILMLTGEVFAGIAQEASRVLGIFFGTGLDAAYLDRGVAFRGGGWALELGNMRVRGEGCTIEVVRTDCLETYASGRALADLATRYGETAESVFWAAGKAALQDEPVQFVRDQAYGVAAAVVMLSPTTIVLCGGVLNIDGYPRDNLSQLIEAHAPISETGCSMDLRWADHGWSNVLDGAPHVVADRWLISPSEIARV